The following are encoded in a window of Rhizophagus irregularis chromosome 4, complete sequence genomic DNA:
- a CDS encoding uncharacterized protein (SECRETED:cutsite_SSS-TY; SECRETED:prob_0.4724); SECRETED:SignalP(1-17) — protein sequence MNILLFIFLFFTTFSSSTYIRRQALSPCVGTFPNEITTYTFTPNPIIIGQTATIHITGKATVPIENGALFNITLFHENQVFHQHSFEFCQMFVIPNGSTCPINGDYDFTINFPAESSTDDPVNTTVESDIRTQIINPDGNILSCIEGKITFHYP from the exons AtgaatattttactttttatctTCTTGTTTTTTACAACATTCTCATCATCAACTTATATAAGACGTCAAGCACTCAGTCCGTGTGTTGGAACTTTTCCAAATGAAATTACCACATATACTTTCACGCCGAATCCAATCATCATAGGCCAAACGGCTACTATTCATATTACTGGTAAAGCAACTGTACCTATTGAAAATGGAGCGttgtttaatataacattatttcaTGAAAATCAAGTATTTCATCAACACAGCTTCGAGTTTTGCCAAATGTTTGTTATACCAAATGGTTCCACCTGTCCAATAAATGGTGATTATGATTTTACCATAAATTTCCCGGCAGAATCATCAACAGATGATCCCGTAAATACTACAGTCGAATCTGATATAAGAACGCAAA TCATAAATCCTGATGGTAACATTCTATCATGTATTGAAGGAAAAATCACGTTTCATTATCCCTGA